Within the Clostridia bacterium genome, the region CACCCGACCATCTTTATCAATCTCTACTAAATAACCACCTTTTAGCCCACTTTCACGAGAATTGCGGCCCATTAAATTACCAGGATAAACTATTCCCTGCTCTTTAGATAAAACATTTCGCCGGTGTACATGACCTAAAGCCCAATAAGTATACCCTTTTTCTTTTAAATCCTGTAAAGTACAAGGTGCATAACGCAAATGTTCTTTTTCCGCACCACTATCCAAAACTAAAGTATGTAAAAGCCCTAGAACCGGTAAAGTTTCTTCTTTTAGTACTGGAAAAGCAGCTGCCAAATTTTCGCTTTCCAAAGGACTTTCATGCCCAGCACCTACCACCAAAGCAATTTTTTCACCCTCCTGATCATAAAGAGGCTGAATTTCCGGTTCTCGGGAGGTAAAAAGCCGCACATTTGTCGGCCAATTTATTTGCCTTAAACGAGTTACCGGATCATGATTGCCTGGTGCATAAAAAACTGTTATTCCCTTAAAGGCTAACCGCTCCATTTCACCAATCAAAAATTTTTCGGTAGCAAAACTTAAATTTTGATTGTCAAATAAGTCTCCAGCTATTAACACAGCTTGACAATCCTCTGCAATGGCTAAATCAACCGCTGCCTGCAAAGCTTTGCGTCCAGATTCCCGCAGAAATGTACGCAAATTAGCCTGCCGGCTTTGAAAAGCAGTATCTAAATGTACATCTGCCACATGTAAAAACTTAACTGTCCTCTTGATCGTTCCTCTCCCCTTTTATCTCTAATTGTTTTCGTAAATAAGCGACAATATAGTGATCTAACTTTTGACTTTTAGCCAAAAGTGAAGCATAATTTTCCCCACGCTCTGCCGCACGGTAAAGATCTTCTCGCAAACGTTCAATATTGTCCTTCATTTTTGATTCCGCCATTTCTTAAAATATTTGTTGACATAATTTTACAATAAATTTAAGCCAATTGCAAATAAAAGAAATTGGCTTAAAGCAAATTCTGTTTCCTATTAGAGTCCGATAAAGTATTATCCAAAGGAGTGAATACACTTTATGAAGGAAGAAAACATACAACAAACTATTGGACAACGCATCCGCAAACAAAGAGAATTCCTAAAACTTTCACGTGCGGAATTTGCGGAACTGATAGGGCTTTCAGATTACTATATTGGGCAAATTGAACGCGGTGAACGTCAAATGAGTCTAACTTCCCTACTTAAAGTTATAGATTGTCTTCATACTTCGGCAGACTATCTTTTATTTGGTCAACAAACCCCTCTTAATTATACTGCTCATGACTACCAACCTTCATATCAAATAGATACCCAGGAAACTTATCAAGAAATAATAACTTTATTACAACACTGCACACCACAACAATTGGTTTTAATTAATAAACTTTTAAAAATTTTAGTACCACATTTATCTAAAGATCATTAGTCACAGCCTTAGTTAAATTACGCGGTTGATCAATGGCACAACCCATGGCCACTGCCGTATAATAAGCTAACAATTGCAAAGGAATCACAGCTAAAATGGGACTGACCAAATTATCTATTCGCGGAATAGTTAAAAGATGTCGAGCCCATTTTTTCATTTCTTGATCACCTTCATTTACTACTCCAATAACCGAAGCCCCCTGCTGTACTACCTCTTTAACAATCGCCAAAGTAGGCTTATAAACACTTTCTTGTACCGCAATAGCCACAATCGGTGTATTTGGGGTAACAATAGCCAAAGTACCATGCCTGATTTCCCCGGAAGCATAAGCCTCAGCATGTAAATAAGCTGTTTCCTTTAATTTTAAGGCCCCCTCCCGAGCAAGATAATAATCAAAAAGACGTCCCAAATAAAAAAGGTTCTCGGCACTTTTTAATTCTTTAGCAATCTGTACATAAGGCTCCTGTTCTTCTAAAATTAATGACGTTTTTCTTGGTAATTCCAGCAATCCTTTTAATATTCTTGCTCTTTCCCCTGCAGCAAGGGTTTTTTTAACTTGAGCAAAATAAATACTCAATAAATATTGCATAACTAACATGGCTGTATAAGCCTTTGTGGAAGCCACCGCTATTTCCGGACCCACTTTTAAAGATAAACACACATCAGCTTCACGAGAGATTGTACTTTTTTCCACATTAGTAAGGGCTAAAGTA harbors:
- a CDS encoding exonuclease SbcCD subunit D, coding for MADVHLDTAFQSRQANLRTFLRESGRKALQAAVDLAIAEDCQAVLIAGDLFDNQNLSFATEKFLIGEMERLAFKGITVFYAPGNHDPVTRLRQINWPTNVRLFTSREPEIQPLYDQEGEKIALVVGAGHESPLESENLAAAFPVLKEETLPVLGLLHTLVLDSGAEKEHLRYAPCTLQDLKEKGYTYWALGHVHRRNVLSKEQGIVYPGNLMGRNSRESGLKGGYLVEIDKDGRVKMAFCPLAPLVWLKIIVDNLEGANHLEGLEELIIEKVKKELQPFGKTTFLLDLELSGPCPLYRELLQPENQLALADNLKTELAVHHLEIFVEKILPPLSVDEYRDEIHVLGEILNLIAELAVNPEKLLALAPTAVAGLPRQASQQEKIAYLKSLLVNLDYEVVARFVGGE
- a CDS encoding aspartyl-phosphate phosphatase Spo0E family protein → MKDNIERLREDLYRAAERGENYASLLAKSQKLDHYIVAYLRKQLEIKGERNDQEDS
- a CDS encoding helix-turn-helix transcriptional regulator, with the translated sequence MKEENIQQTIGQRIRKQREFLKLSRAEFAELIGLSDYYIGQIERGERQMSLTSLLKVIDCLHTSADYLLFGQQTPLNYTAHDYQPSYQIDTQETYQEIITLLQHCTPQQLVLINKLLKILVPHLSKDH
- a CDS encoding isomerizing glutamine--fructose-6-phosphate transaminase, with the protein product MNAKGDFAHFMLKEIFEQPQALQNVLEGRIQGDRVVWENFQVSREQINQWNKIYIIACGSAYHSGLFGKLLLEKFLGMMVEVEIASEFRYRDSFVDENTLAIFISQSGETADTLAALRLAKKKKAFTLALTNVEKSTISREADVCLSLKVGPEIAVASTKAYTAMLVMQYLLSIYFAQVKKTLAAGERARILKGLLELPRKTSLILEEQEPYVQIAKELKSAENLFYLGRLFDYYLAREGALKLKETAYLHAEAYASGEIRHGTLAIVTPNTPIVAIAVQESVYKPTLAIVKEVVQQGASVIGVVNEGDQEMKKWARHLLTIPRIDNLVSPILAVIPLQLLAYYTAVAMGCAIDQPRNLTKAVTNDL